The following DNA comes from Octopus bimaculoides isolate UCB-OBI-ISO-001 chromosome 8, ASM119413v2, whole genome shotgun sequence.
ATCAAGAAAACAGTCACCTGACCAAACATGTACAACACACAACCAGAACCATCATGAGTAATACTAATGATAGGCTTCGTCATCATTGAGGATCTCTGCTGGTGAACACACATCTTCAACATAACTAAGTGATCCGTCTCTTCAGAGCCAGGAAATACTTTAGAACCCCCACCCCAAACAATTACTGATGCTGTACAAAGCCTCAGCCACAATGAAGAAGTACTGCTTCTATATCTGGGACAGGACTGCtactacacacacaacacatagatATCCTTGACAGACTGGCAGGCAATTGCTCATGAACACCCTCCAACTTCTGGCCTACAGATATCCTGTCTCCTCTTTCTGCCTCTTCAACTGCTGCTATTGTGCTTTCTGCTCTTCAGCCAAATCTTTAAGAGCAGAGGTGAGTGTAGTAAAGACAAAAAAGACAAATTATGTGTGAGGAAGAAGTTGGAGTTTTGTTGGTGATGGGGTCCAAGACGTCTGTAATCTTATGATTTGATTATCTTAAGAATAACTTTTAAAGGAACGCTGCCCTAGCTGGTCTTCAGAGCTGACTTGTCTGATGCCATCTACACTCCAAACCTCCCAACTCACTCATACTCTTGATTCTCATAACGCAACCACTTTGCACACCGGACAACACACTAAACATTATGCAGACTCTTTCCTTTTCAGAATGTTGTCCATCTTGAGTTACTTCCCCGCAGTATCAATTCTTTTAACAATTCAAGCAGAACATTAATAGTGTCAACTTCATTGGTCTTGGTGTCCCATAGAAACCATGAGTACAACCCTTTCCTCTAgacgagacaaaaaaaaaattttttttttaagtgctgACTTGGAGCAACACAACAACTTTATAGAGGTAGCAATTATAGCcaggtttttattttcatttcacataagaaaattaaaatattcaaaacagtttCAACAACGTTACACAACagtgatattaaaaaaatgacaatgtaaatatatttagtgaTGATATTTCATAAGTTTTAATGAAGTCACTTGTCATTCTAAGGGTGAAGTGTTTAGTGTGGCTGTTGAGGATGGCTAAACAATATGAGTGATGAGAGGAGAGGCATGTGAGTGAGGAACGCCTGAGTGGAGTTCAACTGAAACCAGCCAAATCTTAAGAGCAGAGGTGAGTGTAGGAAAGACAAATTGTGTGTGGGGAAGAGGTTGAAGTGTGTTGATGATGGGGTCTTATGGTTATCTTAAGAATAACTTTTGAAGGAACTCTGCCCTAGCTTGTCCCAAACCCAGTTAAGAAAGGAGGACAGTGGTAAGGTTAGCACTGTCAAATTTTCTGCATTTCTATTGAAATGCCAAAAGAACACAGATTTCTTATTGGTGCCCTATACTCCACATGGAGTAAAAGTATTAAGGTGCTTTTAAAGAATTACAACTGAACTAGTATAAAGTCTACAAACATATCTGTTTATACCTAATTAACTGATTAATATGAGGAGGattcattacaaatgtcataCAGGAGTAGTTTCTCTTTTGTGTAAACATTTGTGGGCTAAAAGATGACCTTGTTGAGAAAATGccttaccacaaacatcacagtgatatggtttgtcACCTGTATGGATACGTTTATGGTTCAATAAATGAccacttcgagagaatgatttaccacagatatcacagttgtatggtttctctcctgtatgaatgcgtatgtgtgtgtttaagtcagTACTAGAAGTGAATGTTTTATCACAgaaatcacagtgatatggtttctctcctgtgtgaagaCGCCGATGTCGCAATAAGTTACAAGTGCGTGAGAAAGCTTTACTACATATATCACAttcatatggtttctctcctgtgtgaataatTCGGTGTGTAGATAATGAATTACTAGCAGTGAAtgtttttccacagatatcacagtgatatggcctctcaccagtgtgaatacgtttatgtgttGATACAGAACTACTTTCAGAAAATGCTTTCCCACAGATATTACagcgatatggtttttctcccgtgtgaatacgtttgtgtttggaTAAAGAATCATTGGCAGAGAAAgttttgccacaaatatcacagtgatatggtttttctcctgtgtggaTTCGTCTATGTGTGAGTAAAGTAGAACTATCGGTGAACATCCGGCCACAGACGCCACattgataaggtttctctcctgtgtgaatacgtttgtgtttagttaaatgacCATTTATAGTGAACGATTTGCCACAAACATCGCAGTGGtacggtttctcacctgtgtgaatgcgtttgtgttcaTTCAAATGACTGTTTCGAGAGAAagctttaccacaaatatcacagtggcaTGGCTTCaatcctgtatgaatacgcttgtggtTAGATAAATACTGATTTGTAGAGAAAtgtttaccacatatatcacactggtatggtttctctcctgaatgaataGGTTTATGGGAAAGCAAATTACCTCTTTGggagaatgctttaccacaaatatcgcAATGATATCTTTTTTCCCcggtgtgaatatatttgtggttTGATAGATATTCATTAGTAGAGAactttttaccacaaatatcacagtgatatggtttttctcctgtatgaatacgtttatgggCCATTAAATTAGAACTTTGAGAGAACGtcataccacagatatcacagtgatatggtttctctcctgtgtgaaagCGCTTGTGTTTAGATAAGCTACTATTTACAGAGAATGCTTTCCCACAAagatcacactgatatggtttctcaccggTGTGAATAAGTTTGTGTGTTGTTACCGAGCTACTTGCGGAGAAgcttttaccacagatatcacagtggtatggtttttctcctgtgtgaatacgtttgtgtacagATAAAGAACCATTTACA
Coding sequences within:
- the LOC106883120 gene encoding zinc finger protein 836, whose protein sequence is MEEKLGESQIHKEKTPDRNDVSHQTGKIYRCDVCGKSFKIRKYFTQHKLMHTDSKLYGCDICGKKFSSNEYLSNHKHLHTGPKPYNCSICGKVFSRNRDLLTHKRIHTGEKPFHCDICGKTFTVNGSLSVHKRIHTGEKPYHCDICGKSFSASSSVTTHKLIHTGEKPYQCDLCGKAFSVNSSLSKHKRFHTGEKPYHCDICGMTFSQSSNLMAHKRIHTGEKPYHCDICGKKFSTNEYLSNHKYIHTGEKRYHCDICGKAFSQRGNLLSHKPIHSGEKPYQCDICGKHFSTNQYLSNHKRIHTGLKPCHCDICGKAFSRNSHLNEHKRIHTGEKPYHCDVCGKSFTINGHLTKHKRIHTGEKPYQCGVCGRMFTDSSTLLTHRRIHTGEKPYHCDICGKTFSANDSLSKHKRIHTGEKPYRCNICGKAFSESSSVSTHKRIHTGERPYHCDICGKTFTASNSLSTHRIIHTGEKPYECDICSKAFSRTCNLLRHRRLHTGEKPYHCDFCDKTFTSSTDLNTHIRIHTGEKPYNCDICGKSFSRSGHLLNHKRIHTGDKPYHCDVCGKAFSQQGHLLAHKCLHKRETTPV